GCGATGAAGCCAAAGCCCTTTTCGGCGTTGAACCACTTAACGGTTCCGGTAGCCATAAGCCCTCCTTGGGCCCAAAGGGTTGCCCTGCTCCAGAACCTGCATGTGAAAGCTAATGCCGCACTGCATACGTCTGAAAACGTTAGAGCCCGCGGTTACATGCTCCGCAGGCTCTGTACTGCAAGGGAAACCAAACTGCAACTTGCGGCGAGCCTAGCACGCGGGCAGCCGAAAGCAATAGAGGCCAAGATCACGTCACCCGGAAGTTTGAAGATCGGAACCCGGTTGACCGAGGGGGCGAAGACTGGAGCGTACCTCAAAGGGGCTAGCCTCGCGATGTGGACAATTCTCGCACCCGGCCGCGCGTCGGCCACATCCAGTTCCTGAACTGCCTGCCCCTTTACTGGGGGCTTGCGAGGACGGGCACGCTCCTCGACTTCGAGCTGACGAAGGACACCCCTGAGAAGCTCAGCGAGCAGCTGGTGCAGGGAGACCTCGACATCGGGCCCATCACCCTCGTCGAGTTCCTCAAGAACGCGGACGACCTGGTCGCCTTCCCCGACATCGCCGTCGGCTGCGACGGCCCTGTGATGTCCTGCGTGATCGTCTCGCAGGTGCCGCTGGAGCAGCTGGACGGCCGCCGGGTCGCCCTCGGCTCCACCTCGCGCACGTCCGTCCGCCTCGCCCAGCTGCTGCTGGCCGAGCGCTTCGGCGTCCAGCCCGACTACTACACCTGCCCGCCCGACCTCAGCCTGATGATGCAGGAGGCCGACGCGGCCGTACTCATCGGGGACGCGGCGCTGCGGGCCAATCTGCACGAGGGCCCGCGCTACGGCCTCGACGTGCACGACCTCGGCACGCTCTGGAAGGAGTGGACCGGGCTGCCGTTCGTCTTCGCGGTGTGGGCGGCCCGCCGCGACTACCTGGAGCGCGAGCCGGAGATCACCCGCAAGGTCCACGAGGCCTTCCTCGCCTCCCGCAACCTCTCCCTGGAGGAGGTCGGCAAGGTCGCCGAGCAGGCGGCCCGCTGGGAGGAGTTCGACGAGCGGGTGCTGGAACGGTACTTCACCACGCTGGACTTCCGGTTCGGCGCCCCGCAGCTGGCGGCGGTCGAGGAGTTCGCCCGGCGCGTCGGGCCGACCACCGGTTTCCCGGCGGACGTGAAGGTCGACCTGCTCCAGCCCTGAGCGTCCGCTCCGGGACCGAGCGTCTGCTACGACCCCGAGCGGCGCGGGAACGGCGCACTACCCTTTTCTCGTCGTTACGGGGGATGCGGGGGAGGGGTGGACGTCATGCAACCGCTCGGAGCCGACGAGCCCACCGCCGTGGGTCCCTACCGGCTGCTCGGCCGGCTGGGCTCCGGCGGCATGGGCCGCGTCTACCTGGGCCGCAGCGCGGGCGGACGCACGGTCGCCGTGAAGATCGTGCACCCGCACTTCGCTCTCGACGACGAGTTCCGCGCCCGGTTCCGGCGCGAGGTCGAGGCCGCCCGGAAAGTGGGCGGCGCCTGGACGGCCCCGGTGCTCGACGCCGACCCGGAAGCGGCGGTTCCATGGGTGGCGACGGGGTACGCGGCCGGTCCGTCGCTGGCGGCGGCGGTCGCGGACCAGGGGCCGCTGCCCGCCCATTCGGTACGGGCGCTGGGCGCGGGGCTGGCGGAGGCGCTGGCCGCCGTGCACGAACTCGGCCTGGTGCACCGGGATGTGAAGCCCTCCAACGTCCTGCTGACCCTCGACGGCCCGCTGCTGATCGACTTCGGCATCGCACGCGCCACGGACGGCACGGCGTCCCTGACCTCCACGGGCGTCTCCATCGGCTCGCCCGGTTACATGTCTCCCGAGCAGATCGTCGGCAAGAGCGCGACGGGCGCGGCCGACGTCTTCTCGCTGGGCGCGGTGCTGGTGTTCGCGGCGACCGGGCAGGCGCCGTTCCCGGGCGACTCCTCCGCCGCCCTGCTCTACAAGGTCGTGCACGAGGAACCCGAACTCGACTCCCTCGACGGTGAGTTGCGCCAGGTGGCGCAGGCGTGCCTGGCGAAGGACCCCGCGGCCCGGCCCGCCCCCGGCGAGGTCGCCCGGCAGCTCGCTCCGGAGGGGGCGGCGCGGCTGGTGACGGGCGGATGGCTGCCGGGGGCGCTGGTGGAGCAGGTGAGCCGGAGCGCCGTACAACTGCTGAACCTCGATGTGCAGGAGGTGGCCTCCGGGCCGGTGGGGTTCAGCAGTCCCTCGGTCGGTGACGCGGTGACGGCCGGCGGGGAAGGGGCCGGACAGCCGACGGTGGGGGAGTTCGGGCCGGCGCCGGTGATGGTGCCGCCCTCCGCTCCCGGCCGGCTGCCGGTCGACGACGCGCGGCCGGAGCCGCGGGACGCGCCACCGGACGCCGTAGGGAAACCGCCCGGCAAGCTGTCCGTCTCCGTGGCGGCGACCTCCGCCCCCGGGGACGGCGGGCGCGGGCGGCGGCTGAGCTGCACCGTGGCCCTGGCGGTCGCGGGGGCGCTGGCGGCGGTGACGGTGGGGTCGGTCTTCGTGTTCGACCTGCTGCCGGGCAACGGCAAGGACGACTCCGCCTCCAGCGGCAGTGACCGCGGCGCGTACTCACCGGCGCCGAGCGTGGGCGGCAGCGCTTCGAGCGCTCCCACCGCTTCCGGCTCTCCCACCGCTTCCGGTGCGCCCAGTGCGTCGAGTACGACGCCGGGTGGCACCGCCGGTGACGTGCCCGCGGCCTACCTCGGCACCTGGGAGGGGCAGGCCACAGCCCTGGGCGGCACCCTCCCTGACGGCACCTTCCGGCTGACCGTCCACCAGGCCGCGGTGGGCGCGGAACTGGGCAGACTCCGCCAGACCGACCCGCTGGGGGGCGTCTGCTACGACGTCCTGACCCTGAGGTCCGTGAAGAAGAAGGAACTCCTCGTCACCTCGGCGGGCGCCGACTCCAACCACGCGGGCTGCGACCCGACGCCCCACACGGTCCGGCTCTCCCGGGCCGGGGACGACTTGAGGTACGTGGCGGAGAGCGAGGCCGAGGGGAATCCGACGGCTCGGTTGTCGCGGGTCGGATAAGGAGGCGGACCCCTCGCCGAGCGCCGCCGCCACACCCGGAGGTGGGCCTCGGCGACAAGGTCTTCGGCGGCCCAGGCGTTCCGGGAGAACGAGCGGGCATACGGACGAGACGCGGCTGCCGCTCCTCGTACATCCGGGCGTACGAGGACGTGGCGGAATCAGCCCCGCCCGACATCGGAGACCCTCGTGTCCATCACCCTGGAACAGCCCACCGGCGCCCACCTGCTCACCCCCGACGACGACGACCTCGCCGTCCCCGTCACCCTGCGCTACACCTGCGCCGACCCGCTGGCCGTCCACCTCGTCTTCCCCGCCTGGATCTCGCTCGACGACGAGGAGGTGACCTGGACCTTCGCCCGCGCCCTCCTGGAGGAGGGGCTGGGCGCCCCCGCCGGTGTCGGTTCGGTGCACATCCGCCCAGGTGGTCCCGCCCGCACCTACGTCGAGTTCCGCACCCCCGCCGGTGTCGCCGTGGTCCTCTTCGACACGCCCGCCCTGCGCCGCTTCCTGCTCCGCTCGTACGAGATCGCCGCGCCGGGCGGCGAACCCCTGGGCCCCGCCCTCGACCGCGGCCTGGCGTCCATGCTCGGCGGTGTCTGACACTGGGCGCGGCACGGGAGGCGGCGCGGGGAAGAGGGGGAGCCGATGGGGGACCTGCTGGGCTGGCTGCTCGTGGGCGTCGCCGCGCTGTGGGGTGCGGTGGCGGGCGCGCTGCTGCCGCGTGCGGCCTACCGGTTCTCCGTAACGGCCGAACAGGACTGGCGTACCGCGTGCCCGGACGGGCACCCGCTCGGCGGCTGGCTCGGGCCGGGGCGCTGCGGGGGGTGCGCCGAAGCGGCGGGCGACGCGGGCGGGACCGCCGTACGGACGCGGCGGCCGGAGCCGTACGGTCCCGGTGCCCTCGCCCTCTCCCTCGCCACCGCCCTCGTCTGCGCCGCCCTCGCCGCCGCCACCGGCACCCGGCCCGAACTCGCCGTGTGGCTGCTGCTCGCACCCCTCGGCGTCCTGCTCGCCGCGGTCGACTTCCGGGTGCAACGGCTGCCGGACGTCCTGACGTTGCCGCTCGCGGGCCTCGCGGTGGCGCTGCTGGGCGTCGTGGCGTTCGTACCGGAGCACGCCGGCGACTGGCCGCACGCGCTGTACGGCGCTCTCGCGCTCGGGGCCGGGTTCTTCGCGCTGTTCCTCATCAACCCCGGCGGCATGGGCTTCGGGGACGTGAAGCTGGCCCTCGGTCTCGGGGCCGTGCTCGGGTGGTACGGGTGGGCGACGGTGATGCTCGGGGCACTCGCCGCTTTCCTGCTCGGGGCCCTGTACGGCGGCGTACTCGTGGTGGCGCGGCGGGCCGGGCGGAAGACGGCCATCGCCTTCGGGCCGTTCCTGATCGGCGGAGCCTTCCTGGGGCTGCTCGCGGGTGCCTACGCGGCCTGACGTCGGGCTTGTCGGAGGGCTGGCGTAGGCTGGCCGAGTCCGTCCACACCCTCGAAGAAGCCTGCGAAGGGGACCCCGGTGACCGAGAAGGCCGACCTCACCTCGATTGATGTCACAGCCGTCCTCGACCGTGCCGCCGCCGGTGGGCGGATCACCCCACAGGAGGCGCTCGTCCTCTACCGCGACGCCCCGCTGCACGCGCTCGGCGCCGCCGCCGACGCCGTGCGCCGCCGCAAGTACGCGGGTACCGAGCACATCGCGACGTACATCATCGAGCGCAACATCAACTACACGAACGTGTGCGTCACGGCGTGCAAGTTCTGCGCCTTCTACGCCGCCCCGAAGGACAAGGACAAGGGCTGGACGCGCGACCTGGACGACATCCTGCGCCGGTGCGCCGAGACGGTCGAACTCGGCGGCACGCAGATCATGTTCCAGGGCGGCCACCACCCGGACTACGGCGTCGAGTACTACGAGAAGCACTTCGCCGCCATCAAGAAGGAGTTCCCGCAGCTCGTCATCCACAGCCTGGGGGCGAGCGAGGTCGAGCACATGGCCCGGATCAGCGGGGTGACGGTCGACGAGGCCATCACCCGCATCCACGCGGCCGGCCTCGACTCCTTCGCGGGCGCGGGTGCCGAACTGCTGCCGGAGCGGCCCCGCAAGGCCATCGCGCCCCTGAAGGAGAGCGGCGAGCGCTGGCTGGAGATCATGGAGATCGCGCACCGGCTGGGCGTGGAGTCCACCTCGACCATGCTGATGGGCACGGGTGAGACCAATGCCGAGCGCATCGAGCACCTGCGGATGATCCGTGACGTCCAGGACCGCACGGGCGGCTTCCGGGCGTTCATCCCGTACACCTACCAGCCCGAGAACAACCATCTGAAGGGCCGTACGCAGGCCACGCTCTTCGAGTACCTGCGGATGATCGCCATCGCCCGGCTGTTCCTGGACAACGTCCAGCACATCCAGGGCTCCTGGCTGACGACGGGCAAGGAGGTCGGCCAGCTCTCCCTGCACTACGGCGCGGACGACCTCGGCTCGATCATGCTGGAGGAGAACGTCGTCTCCTCGGCCGGCGCCAAGCACCGCTCCAACCGCATGGAGATCATCGACCTGATCCGCAAGGCGGGGCGGGTTCCGGCCCAGCGCTCGACGACGTACGAGCACCTCGTCGTCCACGACGACCCGGCGAACGACCCGGT
The sequence above is drawn from the Streptomyces sp. SLBN-31 genome and encodes:
- a CDS encoding menaquinone biosynthetic enzyme MqnA/MqnD family protein; this translates as MDNSRTRPRVGHIQFLNCLPLYWGLARTGTLLDFELTKDTPEKLSEQLVQGDLDIGPITLVEFLKNADDLVAFPDIAVGCDGPVMSCVIVSQVPLEQLDGRRVALGSTSRTSVRLAQLLLAERFGVQPDYYTCPPDLSLMMQEADAAVLIGDAALRANLHEGPRYGLDVHDLGTLWKEWTGLPFVFAVWAARRDYLEREPEITRKVHEAFLASRNLSLEEVGKVAEQAARWEEFDERVLERYFTTLDFRFGAPQLAAVEEFARRVGPTTGFPADVKVDLLQP
- a CDS encoding serine/threonine-protein kinase, which gives rise to MQPLGADEPTAVGPYRLLGRLGSGGMGRVYLGRSAGGRTVAVKIVHPHFALDDEFRARFRREVEAARKVGGAWTAPVLDADPEAAVPWVATGYAAGPSLAAAVADQGPLPAHSVRALGAGLAEALAAVHELGLVHRDVKPSNVLLTLDGPLLIDFGIARATDGTASLTSTGVSIGSPGYMSPEQIVGKSATGAADVFSLGAVLVFAATGQAPFPGDSSAALLYKVVHEEPELDSLDGELRQVAQACLAKDPAARPAPGEVARQLAPEGAARLVTGGWLPGALVEQVSRSAVQLLNLDVQEVASGPVGFSSPSVGDAVTAGGEGAGQPTVGEFGPAPVMVPPSAPGRLPVDDARPEPRDAPPDAVGKPPGKLSVSVAATSAPGDGGRGRRLSCTVALAVAGALAAVTVGSVFVFDLLPGNGKDDSASSGSDRGAYSPAPSVGGSASSAPTASGSPTASGAPSASSTTPGGTAGDVPAAYLGTWEGQATALGGTLPDGTFRLTVHQAAVGAELGRLRQTDPLGGVCYDVLTLRSVKKKELLVTSAGADSNHAGCDPTPHTVRLSRAGDDLRYVAESEAEGNPTARLSRVG
- a CDS encoding SsgA family sporulation/cell division regulator; amino-acid sequence: MSITLEQPTGAHLLTPDDDDLAVPVTLRYTCADPLAVHLVFPAWISLDDEEVTWTFARALLEEGLGAPAGVGSVHIRPGGPARTYVEFRTPAGVAVVLFDTPALRRFLLRSYEIAAPGGEPLGPALDRGLASMLGGV
- a CDS encoding A24 family peptidase — its product is MGDLLGWLLVGVAALWGAVAGALLPRAAYRFSVTAEQDWRTACPDGHPLGGWLGPGRCGGCAEAAGDAGGTAVRTRRPEPYGPGALALSLATALVCAALAAATGTRPELAVWLLLAPLGVLLAAVDFRVQRLPDVLTLPLAGLAVALLGVVAFVPEHAGDWPHALYGALALGAGFFALFLINPGGMGFGDVKLALGLGAVLGWYGWATVMLGALAAFLLGALYGGVLVVARRAGRKTAIAFGPFLIGGAFLGLLAGAYAA
- the mqnC gene encoding cyclic dehypoxanthinyl futalosine synthase → MTEKADLTSIDVTAVLDRAAAGGRITPQEALVLYRDAPLHALGAAADAVRRRKYAGTEHIATYIIERNINYTNVCVTACKFCAFYAAPKDKDKGWTRDLDDILRRCAETVELGGTQIMFQGGHHPDYGVEYYEKHFAAIKKEFPQLVIHSLGASEVEHMARISGVTVDEAITRIHAAGLDSFAGAGAELLPERPRKAIAPLKESGERWLEIMEIAHRLGVESTSTMLMGTGETNAERIEHLRMIRDVQDRTGGFRAFIPYTYQPENNHLKGRTQATLFEYLRMIAIARLFLDNVQHIQGSWLTTGKEVGQLSLHYGADDLGSIMLEENVVSSAGAKHRSNRMEIIDLIRKAGRVPAQRSTTYEHLVVHDDPANDPVDERVMSHISSTAIEGGTAHPELKLLASN